Genomic window (Streptomyces sp. NBC_00078):
CGGCCACACCGCTGTCCTTGCCGAGGCCGTCCGCTCCGGTGCCGTCGAGGCGGGTGCCGAGGTGCACCTGATCAAGGTCGACGAGATCACCGACGAGCAGTGGGCGCTCCTGGACGGCTCGGACGCAGTCGTCTTCGGCTCGCCGACCTACATGGGCACGGCGTCCGGCGCCTTCCACGTCTTCGCGGAGGCGTCCTCGAAGCGCTGGTTCGGGCAGGACTGGAAGGACAAGCTGGCGGCCGGCTTCACCAACTCCGGGTCCAAGAGCGGCGACAAGCTCAGCACGCTGCAGTTCTTCCAGGTCCTCGCCGGGCAGCACGGAATGCACTGGGTCAACCTCGGCCTGCTGCCGGGCTGGAACAACAGCGAGGGCTCCGAGCACGACCTCAACCGCCTCGGATTCTTCGCCGGTGCCGCCGCCTCGACCAACGTCGACGAGGGCCCGGACGCCGTCCACAAGGCGGACATCCAGACCGCGCAGCACCTGGGCCGCCGGGTGACGGAGACGGCGCGGGTGTTCCTGCTGGGCCGGGCCGCCTGACCGGCCTCCGGTCGGGCAACGTTCGCCGGGCACGGGCCCGGCACTCCCCCCGGCCTCCGGCCGGGGCCCCAGATCACGCACCGGACGCCGCTCCTTTGCGGGCAAACCGTGCCCGCCGGGGCGCTAGTAGCCGAAGTCCTGCGTCCACCAAGGACCGCCGGTCCCGAAGTGCACACCGACCCCGAGGGTCTTGAAGTCGCAGTTCAGGATGTTGGCGCGGTGGCCGGGGCTGTTCATCCAGGCCTCCATCACCGCGGCCGCGTCCGCCTGGCCCCGGGCTATGTTCTCGCCGCCGAGGTTGGATATGCCGAGCTTCGACGCCCGGTCCCAGGGCGTGGCGCCGCTGGGGTCGGTGTGGTCGAAGAAGTCGTCGGCGGCCATGGCCTTGCTGAAGGTCTCGGCCAGGTCCGACAGGGTGCTGTTGGCGGCCACCGCGCTGCAGCCGACCTTGGCCCGCTGTTCGTTGACCAGCTTGAGCACCTCCGCCTCGGCGGCGGCCTCCGCGGAGACCGTCACCGGGGCGGTGGTCTCCTTCGGCGGCTTGGTCTCCTTCTTCGAAGGCGTCGTCTTCGGCTTCTTGGAGGGCGTCGCCGTCGGCTTCTTCGTCGGCGCCTCGGTCGGCGCCGCCGTGGACGTGGACGTGGACGGGCTCGGCGACGGCGATGCCGAACGGTCCGCGTCGCGGCTCGTCGAGGACCCGCCGTCCCGGCCCCGGACGCTGCCGGACGTGCCGCCCTGCTCGCTCGCCGAGTTGGTCGGCGTGCTCGCGGCCTGCACCTTGTCGCCGCCACCGCCGCCGAGCTTGTAGTTGTCGAGGCCGGGCATCGAACCCGTGGCGACCGCGACCGTGCCGATGGCGACGGCGGCGGAGACGCCGAGCAGACCGGTCTTCACCGGCGTCGCGGCCCTCTTCTTGCGGCGACGCGACCCGCCGCGCCCGGAGCCCCCTCCGGACGCCGGCCCGTGCTCCGGGAAGACCGTGGCGTAGTCGTCCTCCGTGGCGAACAGGTACGCGGCACTCCTCGCGGAGGACTCGGCGTACTCCTCGGAGTTCAGATAAGGGGCGATCCCCAGGACAGGCCGCTCGTCACCCGCCGCCTGGGCCTCCGGCGGGTCGTAGCTGTACGAGTACTGCCGGGGGTCGTAGCTGCTCGTGTGCGAGCCGTCCCTTCCTGTGACCCCCGTGGCGCGGCCGGTGGCGGCGCGGCCGGCGGCTGAGCGTCGGTGGCGTCCCATGTTCTGGCCTTCCTCGTCCTGGCGGCCAAACCGCCCGATATGATCTTGCGGGGTGACCCAACTCACTCGATCGAGTGAGTTTCATATGAGATTCATTGGGTGGGGACGGTACCGCATGGCGCCAGAGGAGGAAGTGTCCCGAGAGACATCGGCCCGTTAGGTTGCACTCATGAGCGAGGATGTGCGACTGGTCGCCTGGGTGCGGGGACGCGTCCAAGGTGTGGGTTTCCGCTGGTTCACACGGGCCAAGGCCCTTGAGCTCGGTGCCCTGAGTGGTTTTGCTCTCAATTTGGGGGACGGGCGGGTCCAGGTGGTCGCCGAGGGCCCGCGCGAGCGGTGCGACGGGCTCCTCGACTGGCTCCGGGGCGACGACACGCCCGGCCGGGTCGACGGTGTCACCGAGATCTGGGACACACCCCGCGGTGGGTACGACGGCTTCGCCATCCGCTGAGCACATTCTCCGAAGAGGCCCGGGCGGAGGCGGACGGACGTGCCACCGGAGGCCGCCCGGAGCAGAAATTGCCTGGTGGTTGTCAAGAACCGCTTGTCGTGGCAGGCTCCGCACCTAAGAATGATCGCCACGCCCTGAGGGCCCCGTATCAGTCGCAGCGCCGCCGGTTCAGGCCGCGCGCCCCGGGGTTGCCCGCCAATACGGGGCGTGATCGTGTTGACCGTCAAACTTTTTGGTGAGACGCTGAAAGCACCCCGCGCACCTTAGCTGTTTGGCATGGATGAACAGCAGCAAGAACTCAAGAGTGTCAAGCACCGCGGGTGCGATTCCCTCACGACCCACACCGCTTCGGTCGGTCACTCAGTGTGGAGGACCATCCATCATGGCAAAGGCGCTTCTCGGTTACGTCGGCGGCTCCGACCCTCGACTCCTCGCCGAGATGCGACGGCTCCAGCAGCGCGTCCAGGACCTGGAATCCGAGCTCGGACGAATCCAGGCGGAGAACGACGCGCTCGCGGCTGCCGCTTCTCACGACAGGATCATGGAGAGCATGAGCATCGACGCACACCAGGCGGAGCCTGCGCTCACCTGATCACTGCATCGCACCACGACAGCAGTGGTTGGGCCGCCCGTATCAACCGCTAAGTTGTCAGAGTTTCAGAGTTCAGAGTTTGCAAGGGACGTTTCGGCGTCCCTTCTTTCTTTCCCCCGCGCATCCTTTCACCCTCTTCAACGTCTGATGTGCCCTTCATGTTCACGCGTGAAACCGCGGGGTTGCGAGGGTTCATGGAGTGAGATAGCGGCGGAAGGTAGAGTCCAGCGGCGTGCACCTCAAGGCCCTGACCCTCCGCGGGTTCAAGTCGTTCGCCTCGGCGACGACACTCCGGTTCGAACCGGGCATCACGTGTGTCGTGGGACCGAACGGCTCGGGCAAGTCCAACGTCGTGGACGCCCTGAGCTGGGTCATGGGCGAGCAGGGTGCCAAGTCGCTGCGCGGCGGCAAGATGGAGGACGTCATCTTCGCCGGCACCACCGGCCGTCCGCCACTTGGCCGTGCCGAGGTCTCGCTGACCATCGACAACTCCGACGGCGCTCTGCCCATCGAGTACGCCGAGGTAACCATCACGCGGATCATGTTCCGCAACGGCGGCAGCGAGTACCAGATCAACGGGGACACCTGTCGGCTGCTCGACATCCAGGACCTCCTGTCCGACTCCGGCATCGGCCGCGAGATGCACGTCATCGTCGGCCAGGGCCAGCTCGACTCCGTCCTGCACGCCGATCCCATGGGCCGCCGCGCCTTCATCGAAGAGGCCGCGGGCGTCCTCAAGCACCGCAAGCGCAAGGAGAAGGCGCTCAGGAAACTCGACGCGATGCAGGCCAACCTCGCGCGGGTGCAGGACCTGACGGACGAACTGCGCAGACAGCTGAAGCCACTGGGCCGGCAGGCGGCGGTGGCCCGGCGGGCGGCCGTGATCCAGGCGGATCTGCGGGACGCGCGCCTGAGGCTGCTGGCCGACGATCTCGTACGGCTGCGGGAGGCGCTGAAGGCCGAAGTCGCGGACGAGGCGGCGCTCAAGGACCGCAAGGAGAACGCCGAGCGGGAGCTGAAGAAGGCCCTGCAGCGCGAGTCGCTCCTGGAGGACGAGGTTCGGCAGCTCACCCCGCGGCTCCAGCGTGCCCAGCAGACCTGGTACGAGCTCTCGCAGCTCGCCGAGCGGGTGCGCGGCACGATCTCGTTGGCCGACGCCCGCGTGAAGAGCGCGACCTCCGCGCCGCCGGAGGAGCGGCGGGGCCGCGACCCCGAGGACATGGAGCGCGAAGCCGCCCGCATCCGGGAGCAGGAGGCCGAGCTCGAAGCGGCGCTGGAGGCGGCCGAGCGGGCCCTTGAGGACACCGTCGCGCACCGCGCCGAGCTGGAGCGCGAACTCACCCAGGAGGAACGGCGCCTGAAGGATGTCGCGCGCGCGATCGCCGACCGCCGCGAGGGCCTCGCCCGGCTGAACGGCCAGGTCAACGCGGCCCGTTCGCGCGCCGCCTCCGCCCAGGCCGAGATCGACCGGCTGGCCGCCGCCCGCGACGAGGCCCAGGAGCGCGCCGTCGTCGCGCAGGAGGAGTACGAGGCCCTCAAGGCCGAGGTCGACGGACTCGACGCGGGCGACGCGGAACTCGGTGAGCAGCACGAGGCGGCGAAACAGCGGCTGTCCGACGCCGAGAGCGCACTGACGGCGGCCCGAGAGGCGGCCACCGCGGCGGAACGCAAGCGGGCCGCGACCCAGGCCCGGCACGAGGCACTGTCCCTGGGCCTTCGCCGCAAGGACGGGACGGGCGCGCTGCTGGGGGCGAAGGATCGTCTCACCGGTCTGCTGGGCCCGGCGGCCGAGCTGCTGACGGTGACACCGGGCTACGAGGTCCCGCTGGCGGCGGCCTTCGGCGCGGCGGCCGACGCCCTCGCGGTCACCTCACCGTCCGCCGCGGCCGACGCGATCCGCCTGCTGCGCAAGCAGGACGCCGGCCGCGCGGCCCTGCTGCTGGCGGGAGTACCGGAGGACACCGGTACGGCGGCCGACCTCAGGGGGGTAGGGCAGCATCCATGCGCGGCTGAGCCGCGGGGCGCGACAAGCGGCAGCGGACCCGCAGCAACCCGGCAAACCCACGCGGCAGATTTTGTCCGCGGTCCCTCGGACCTCATGCCGGCCGTCCACCGCCTCCTGCGCGGCGTCGTCGTAGTCGGCACTCTCGAAGACGCCGAGGACCTCGTCTACTCCCGCCCCGACCTCACCGCCGTAACCGCCGAAGGCGACCTGCTGGGCGCCCACTTCGCGCACGGCGGTTCCGCCGGGGCGCCCAGCCTGCTGGAAGTGCAGGCGTCCGTGGACGAGGCCGCCGCCGAGCTGGAAGAGCTGGCCGTACGGTGCGAGGCGCTGACCGAGGCGCAGCACGCGGCAGGGGAGCGACGCAGGGAATGCGCGGCGTCGGTCGAGGAGCTGGGGGAGCGACGGCGCGCCGCCGACCGGGAGAAGTCGACCGTCGCCCAGCAGCTCGGACGGCTCGCCGGGCAGGCGCGGGGCGCGGCGGGCGAGGCGGAGCGTTCCCTCGCCGCCGCCGCACGGGCGCAGGAGGCACTCGACCGGGCGCTGGAGGAGGCCGAGGAACTCGCCGAACGGCTCGTCGTCGCCGAGGAGATGCCGGTCGAGGAGGAGCCCGACACATCCGTACGGGATCGTCTCGCCGCCGACGGTGCCAACGCACGCCAGACCGAGATGGAGGCCCGGCTTCAGGTCCGTACGCACGAGGAACGGGTCAAAGGCCTTGCCGGGCGCGCCGATTCACTGGACCGGGCCGCCCGCGCGGAACGCGAGGCACGCGCGCGTGCCGAGCAGCGCAGGGCGCGGCTGCGGCACGAGGCGTCCGTGGCGGAGGCCGTCGCCTCCGGAGCCCGGCAGCTGCTTGCGCACGTCGAGGTCTCCCTGGCCCGCGCCGAAGAGGAGCGCACGGCGGCCGACGCAGCCAAGGCCCGGCGCGAGCAGGAGCTGGCCGCCGCCCGGAGCGAGGGCCGCGACCTCAAGGGCGAGCTCGACAAGCTGACCGACTCCGTCCACCGCGGAGAGGTGCTCGGCGCCGAGAAGCGCATGCGGATCGAGCAGCTGGAGACCAAGGCGCTGGAGGAGCTGGGCGTGGAGCCGGCCGGGCTCGTGTCCGAGTACGGCCCCCACCAGCTCGTGCCGCCGTCCCCGCCCGCCGAGGGCGAGGAGCTGCCCCAGGACCCCGAGCACCCGCGCAACCTGCCGAAGCAGTTCCACCGGGCCGAGCAGGAGAAGCGGCTCAAGGCCGCCGAGCGGGCCTATCAGCAGCTCGGCAAGGTCAACCCGCTCGCTCTGGAGGAGTTCGCCGCGCTGGAGGAACGTCACAAGTTCCTCAGCGAGCAGCTCGAGGACCTGAAGAAGACCCGCGTCGATCTGCTCCAGGTCGTCAAGGAGGTCGACGAGCGCGTCGAGCAGGTCTTCACCGAGGCCTACCGGGACACGGCCCGGGAGTTCGAGGGCGTCTTCAGCCGGCTCTTCCCCGGTGGCGACGGGCGTCTGATCCTGACGGATCCCGACAACATGCTCACCACGGGCGTCGACGTCGAGGCACGGCCGCCGGGCAAGAAGGTCAAGCGGCTGTCGCTGCTCTCGGGTGGTGAGCGCTCCCTCACGGCCGTGGCTCTACTGGTGTCGATCTTCAAGGCCCGTCCGAGCCCGTTCTACGTGATGGACGAGGTCGAGGCCGCGCTCGACGACACCAACCTGCAGCGGCTGATCCGGATCATGCAGGAACTGCAGGAAGCGTCACAGCTCATCGTGATCACGCACCAGAAGCGGACGATGGAGGTCGCCGACGCCCTGTACGGCGTCTCCATGCAGGGCGACGGGGTGTCGAAGGTCATCAGCCAACGGCTTCGATAGACCTCACCTGACCCTTCAAGACTTGAACACATTCCCCTCACTTGTGCATTGAGACGTCACAGTCGGACCCTATTGACTTCGAAACTTGAAGGCATAGTCTCGGTAATGTTGCTTTTACCTTCAGGTACCACCTACCTGGAAGGGTCCCCCGCCCGGCAGCGACGCCGGTGGCCCGAGGAGTTCGAACGTGACCAGCACTGCACAGGAACCGAAGCCAGGAGCCCTGAAGGCTCATCCCGAGCATCTCGGGCATGTCATCTTCATCGCGGCTGCGGCCGCGATGGGTGGTTTCCTCTTCGGCTACGACAGTTCCGTCATCAACGGCGCCGTCGAGGCGATCCGCGGCCGTTACGACATCGGCTCCGCGGCCCTGGCCCAGGTCATCGCTGTCGCCCTGATCGGCTGTGCCATCGGTGCCGCGACCGCCGGCCGGATAGCCGACCGCATCGGCCGCATCCGGTGCATGCAGATCTCGGCCGTGCTGTTCACCGTCAGCGCCGTCGGTTCCGCGCTGCCCTTCGCCCTCTGGGACCTCGCCCTCTGGCGCGTCGTCGGCGGCTTCGCCATCGGTATGGCCTCGGTCATCGGCCCGGCCTACATCGCAGAGGTCGCCCCACCGGCGTATCGCGGCCGTCTCGGCTCCTTCCAGCAGGCCGCGATCGTCATCGGCATCGCGATCTCGCAGCTGGTCAACTGGGGTCTGCTCAACGCCGCCGGCGGCGACCAGCGCGGCAAGCTGATGGGCCTGGAGGCCTGGCAGGTCATGCTCGGCGTCATGGTGGTCCCGGCCGTCCTCTACGGCCTGCTCTCCTTCGCCATCCCCGAGTCCCCCCGCTTCCTCATCTCGGTCGGCAGGCGCGAGCGTGCCCGCGAGATCCTCGCCGAGGTCGAGGGCGAGCACATCGACCTGGACGCCCGCGTCGACGAGATCGAGCACGCCATGAAGAGCGAGCACAGGTCCACGTTCAAGGACCTGCTCGGCGGCGGCTTCTTCTTCAAGCCCATCGTCTGGGTCGGTATCGGTCTGTCGGTCTTCCAGCAGTTCGTCGGCATCAACGTCGCGTTCTACTACTCCTCGACGCTGTGGCAGTCGGTCGGCGTGGACCCGTCGGACTCGTTCTTCTACTCCTTCACGACGTCGATCATCAACATCCTCGGCACCGTGATCGCCATGATCTTCGTGGACCGCGTCGGCCGTAAGCCGCTGGCCCTGATCGGCTCGATCGGCATGGCCGTCGGCCTCGCACTGGAGGCCTGGGCGTTCTCCTTCGACCTGGTCGACGGCAAGCTGCCGGCCGCGCAGGGCTGGACCGCCCTGATCGCAGCCCACGTCTTCGTCCTCTTCTTCGCCCTGTCCTGGGGTGTGGTCGTCTGGGTCATGCTCGGCGAGATGTTCCCGAACAGGATCCGCGCCGCGGCCCTGGGCGTGGCCGCCTCCGCGCAGTGGATCGCCAACTGGGCCATCACCGCGAGCTTCCCGTCGCTGGCCGACTGGAACCTCTCCGTGACGTACGTGATCTACACGGTCTTCGCGGCGCTCTCCATCCCGTTCGTCCTGAAGTTCGTGAAGGAGACGAAGGGCAAGGCGCTGGAGGAGATGGGCTGAGGCCCCCTGGCTCGGGGAGACGGGCCAAGTCCCCGCCGCCCTTCTCCCCGTACCCGTAAGACGTGCTGCCCCGGCTCACTCACCGAGCCGGGGCAGCACGTCTTCGCAGAACAACCGCAGGCTGCGCCATCCCTCGTCCACCGGCATGCCACCCGCCAGCGGATGCAGCACGAAGGTGTCGAGTCCCTGCGCCACGCACTCCTGGGGCGTCAGGATCCGGTACACGCCCTCGGCGCGCAGCTCGTCCACGGTCGTGGCCGCCGACTTCACGGCGGACCGAACGTCCCCGGACTGCCAGGACGCGTAGGTCCGGGCCTCGTGCAGGAAGTGCCTGCCATGCTCGGCCCACGCCCGGTCCGGGTCCTCGGCGATGTGCAGCAGAGCGGTCTCGGCGGTGGGCATCATCGTCCAGCCCTCGGTGCCGTACTCCGTCAGTTTCTCCTTGTAGTACGCCTCCAGCTCCGGCAGATGCGCGCTGGGGAAGAACGGCAGGCCCAGGCGGGCGGCACGGCGGGCAGCGGCCTTCGAGGAGCCCCCCACCAGGAGCAGGGGGTGCGGGTCGGAGCACGGCCGCGGAGTGACCCGTACCGTGCGGCCCCGGTACTCGAACTCCTCGCCGGTCCAGGCCTTGAGCACCGTCTCCAGCAACTCGTCCTGGAGCCTCCCGCGCCGCTTCCAGTCGACGTCGAACTGGGCGTACTCCTCGGGCCGGTACCCGATCCCGACGACGGTCACCAGCCGGCCGCCGCTCAGCAGATCCAGTACGGCGATGTCCTCGGCCAGCCGCAGCGGGTCATGCAGAGGGCCGATGGCCGCCGAGACGGTGACCGTGATCCGGCCGCCCGTCGCCCGGCCACCACCCCTCAACGAGGCGCTGCGTGCCGCAGAATTTCCTTGTGTCGCCCCGAAGACCGCGCCCGCGAAGGCGAACGGCGACGGCAGCCAGTTGTTGTCGACGCCGTGGTGCTCCTCCGTCTGGACGGTGGTGATCCCATGGTCGTCGGCGTACGCGGCCATCTCCAGGGCGGCCCTGTAGCGGGCGCCGAGCGAGGCGGGGGTGGCACCGGGTTCGACGAGGTTGAAACGAACGACCGTGACGGGCATGGGGGTCCCTTCGCCGGGCGGCTGGTGCGGGGGCACGTTAGCTGACGAAGCGTCAGATCGCCATGGCGGCGGCGCGAGTGGGCCGTAGGGTGCATGCCATGGCTGATCCCGTACCCACCGGTCCGCAGGCGGAGGCCGCACAGGGGCGTGTCGCTCTCTGGCTCGACCCGGAGGACCTGCGGTGGCTCGCTCGCCACTGCTGCTGTGCCGAGGACGCGCCGCAGGAGGTCAAGGATCGCTGCGGACGTCTCCGCTTCCGGGCGGGCGCCGCTCTGCACAAGGACGGTCACTGAGCCGGTTCGGACCGCGACGGCGACGGGTGCCGGTGCGGGCCGTGTGCTCGCCGTGACCGGGTGGACACGACTTCGGCGCACAACCATGTCTGGGTGACGCCGAGACCCATGGCCGATACTGGACGAGTTATGGAAACCGTCATCCTTGCTGTAGTCATCGCCGTGGTCGTGCTCGGTGTGCTCGGCGGGCTCGTGGTCGGCAGCCGGCGCAAGAAGCCGCTGCCCCCGCCGCCCCCCTCCGCACCCGACATCACCGCCCCTCCGGCCGAGCCGCACGTCGGCGACGAGGCCGAGACGCCCCACGACGAACCCCGCCGGACGATAGAGGAGGTGGATCTTCCGGACGGCTCGACCCCGGTCGCCGTCGAGGAGCCGCCCGTCCTCGAAGTCCCCGAGATCGAGGTCCCCGAGCCGACGGCCGGACGTCTCGTCCGCCTCCGCGCCCGCCTCTCCCGTTCCCAGAACGCGCTCGGCCAGGGGCTGCTCACGCTCCTGTCGCGCGAGCACCTCGACGACGACACCTGGGAGGAGATCGAGGAGACGCTGCTCATCGCCGACGTCGGCGTGGTCCCCACCCAGGAACTGGTCGCGGGCCTGCGCGAGCGGGTGAAGGTCCTCGGCACCCGCACCCCCGCCGAGCTGCGCACCCTGCTGCGTGAGGAACTCCTCAAGCTGGTCGGCACCGAATTCGACCGCACCGTGAAGACCGAGCCCGAGAACAGCAAGCCCGGCATCGTGATGGTCGTCGGTGTCAACGGCACCGGCAAGACCACCACCACCGGCAAGCTCGCCCGGGTCCTGGTGGCCGACGGCCGCACCGTCGTCCTCGGCGCGGCCGACACCTTCCGTGCCGCCGCCGCGGACCAGCTCCAGACCTGGGGCGAGCGGGTCGGCGCCCACACCGTGCGCGGACCGGAGGGCGGCGACCCCGCCTCCGTCGCCTTCGACGCGGTGAAGGAGGGCAAGGAGATGGGCTCCGACGTCGTCCTCATCGACACCGCCGGGCGCCTGCACACCAAGACCGGGCTCATGGACGAGCTCGGCAAGGTCAAGCGCGTCGTCGAGAAGCACGCCCCGCTGGACGAGATCCTGCTCGTCCTGGACGCCACGACCGGGCAGAACGGCCTGGTGCAGGCCCGCGTGTTCGCCGAGGTCGTCGACATCACCGGCATCGTGCTGACCAAGCTGGACGGCACGGCGAAGGGCGGCATCGTGGTCGCGGTCCAGCGCGAACTGGGCGTACCGGTCAAGCTGGTGGGTCTCGGCGAGGGCGCGGACGACCTGGCGCCGTTCGAGCCGGAGGCGTTCGTTGACGCCCTTATCGGGGAGTGACACCGCCTGCCGACATCGGTACGTGGCCGAAGAAGCGCCCGCCCCCGAGGTGCAGTTGGGGTCGGGCGCTTCGCTGTGTACGCCGCAGTGCCTACGCCCGCGACCGATGCGCCACGTAGGCCAGCGTCCCCAGCAGCAGGCGGGCCGCGGGTGGCTTCGTGGCGGAATCGAGGGCGGGGGGACGCAGCCACCGTGCCGGGCCCAGGCCGCCGCGATCCG
Coding sequences:
- a CDS encoding flavodoxin family protein, with the protein product MTNPVVSIAYHSGYGHTAVLAEAVRSGAVEAGAEVHLIKVDEITDEQWALLDGSDAVVFGSPTYMGTASGAFHVFAEASSKRWFGQDWKDKLAAGFTNSGSKSGDKLSTLQFFQVLAGQHGMHWVNLGLLPGWNNSEGSEHDLNRLGFFAGAAASTNVDEGPDAVHKADIQTAQHLGRRVTETARVFLLGRAA
- a CDS encoding CAP domain-containing protein; translated protein: MGRHRRSAAGRAATGRATGVTGRDGSHTSSYDPRQYSYSYDPPEAQAAGDERPVLGIAPYLNSEEYAESSARSAAYLFATEDDYATVFPEHGPASGGGSGRGGSRRRKKRAATPVKTGLLGVSAAVAIGTVAVATGSMPGLDNYKLGGGGGDKVQAASTPTNSASEQGGTSGSVRGRDGGSSTSRDADRSASPSPSPSTSTSTAAPTEAPTKKPTATPSKKPKTTPSKKETKPPKETTAPVTVSAEAAAEAEVLKLVNEQRAKVGCSAVAANSTLSDLAETFSKAMAADDFFDHTDPSGATPWDRASKLGISNLGGENIARGQADAAAVMEAWMNSPGHRANILNCDFKTLGVGVHFGTGGPWWTQDFGY
- a CDS encoding acylphosphatase, which translates into the protein MSEDVRLVAWVRGRVQGVGFRWFTRAKALELGALSGFALNLGDGRVQVVAEGPRERCDGLLDWLRGDDTPGRVDGVTEIWDTPRGGYDGFAIR
- the smc gene encoding chromosome segregation protein SMC; its protein translation is MHLKALTLRGFKSFASATTLRFEPGITCVVGPNGSGKSNVVDALSWVMGEQGAKSLRGGKMEDVIFAGTTGRPPLGRAEVSLTIDNSDGALPIEYAEVTITRIMFRNGGSEYQINGDTCRLLDIQDLLSDSGIGREMHVIVGQGQLDSVLHADPMGRRAFIEEAAGVLKHRKRKEKALRKLDAMQANLARVQDLTDELRRQLKPLGRQAAVARRAAVIQADLRDARLRLLADDLVRLREALKAEVADEAALKDRKENAERELKKALQRESLLEDEVRQLTPRLQRAQQTWYELSQLAERVRGTISLADARVKSATSAPPEERRGRDPEDMEREAARIREQEAELEAALEAAERALEDTVAHRAELERELTQEERRLKDVARAIADRREGLARLNGQVNAARSRAASAQAEIDRLAAARDEAQERAVVAQEEYEALKAEVDGLDAGDAELGEQHEAAKQRLSDAESALTAAREAATAAERKRAATQARHEALSLGLRRKDGTGALLGAKDRLTGLLGPAAELLTVTPGYEVPLAAAFGAAADALAVTSPSAAADAIRLLRKQDAGRAALLLAGVPEDTGTAADLRGVGQHPCAAEPRGATSGSGPAATRQTHAADFVRGPSDLMPAVHRLLRGVVVVGTLEDAEDLVYSRPDLTAVTAEGDLLGAHFAHGGSAGAPSLLEVQASVDEAAAELEELAVRCEALTEAQHAAGERRRECAASVEELGERRRAADREKSTVAQQLGRLAGQARGAAGEAERSLAAAARAQEALDRALEEAEELAERLVVAEEMPVEEEPDTSVRDRLAADGANARQTEMEARLQVRTHEERVKGLAGRADSLDRAARAEREARARAEQRRARLRHEASVAEAVASGARQLLAHVEVSLARAEEERTAADAAKARREQELAAARSEGRDLKGELDKLTDSVHRGEVLGAEKRMRIEQLETKALEELGVEPAGLVSEYGPHQLVPPSPPAEGEELPQDPEHPRNLPKQFHRAEQEKRLKAAERAYQQLGKVNPLALEEFAALEERHKFLSEQLEDLKKTRVDLLQVVKEVDERVEQVFTEAYRDTAREFEGVFSRLFPGGDGRLILTDPDNMLTTGVDVEARPPGKKVKRLSLLSGGERSLTAVALLVSIFKARPSPFYVMDEVEAALDDTNLQRLIRIMQELQEASQLIVITHQKRTMEVADALYGVSMQGDGVSKVISQRLR
- a CDS encoding sugar porter family MFS transporter — protein: MTSTAQEPKPGALKAHPEHLGHVIFIAAAAAMGGFLFGYDSSVINGAVEAIRGRYDIGSAALAQVIAVALIGCAIGAATAGRIADRIGRIRCMQISAVLFTVSAVGSALPFALWDLALWRVVGGFAIGMASVIGPAYIAEVAPPAYRGRLGSFQQAAIVIGIAISQLVNWGLLNAAGGDQRGKLMGLEAWQVMLGVMVVPAVLYGLLSFAIPESPRFLISVGRRERAREILAEVEGEHIDLDARVDEIEHAMKSEHRSTFKDLLGGGFFFKPIVWVGIGLSVFQQFVGINVAFYYSSTLWQSVGVDPSDSFFYSFTTSIINILGTVIAMIFVDRVGRKPLALIGSIGMAVGLALEAWAFSFDLVDGKLPAAQGWTALIAAHVFVLFFALSWGVVVWVMLGEMFPNRIRAAALGVAASAQWIANWAITASFPSLADWNLSVTYVIYTVFAALSIPFVLKFVKETKGKALEEMG
- a CDS encoding LLM class flavin-dependent oxidoreductase encodes the protein MPVTVVRFNLVEPGATPASLGARYRAALEMAAYADDHGITTVQTEEHHGVDNNWLPSPFAFAGAVFGATQGNSAARSASLRGGGRATGGRITVTVSAAIGPLHDPLRLAEDIAVLDLLSGGRLVTVVGIGYRPEEYAQFDVDWKRRGRLQDELLETVLKAWTGEEFEYRGRTVRVTPRPCSDPHPLLLVGGSSKAAARRAARLGLPFFPSAHLPELEAYYKEKLTEYGTEGWTMMPTAETALLHIAEDPDRAWAEHGRHFLHEARTYASWQSGDVRSAVKSAATTVDELRAEGVYRILTPQECVAQGLDTFVLHPLAGGMPVDEGWRSLRLFCEDVLPRLGE
- the ftsY gene encoding signal recognition particle-docking protein FtsY — protein: METVILAVVIAVVVLGVLGGLVVGSRRKKPLPPPPPSAPDITAPPAEPHVGDEAETPHDEPRRTIEEVDLPDGSTPVAVEEPPVLEVPEIEVPEPTAGRLVRLRARLSRSQNALGQGLLTLLSREHLDDDTWEEIEETLLIADVGVVPTQELVAGLRERVKVLGTRTPAELRTLLREELLKLVGTEFDRTVKTEPENSKPGIVMVVGVNGTGKTTTTGKLARVLVADGRTVVLGAADTFRAAAADQLQTWGERVGAHTVRGPEGGDPASVAFDAVKEGKEMGSDVVLIDTAGRLHTKTGLMDELGKVKRVVEKHAPLDEILLVLDATTGQNGLVQARVFAEVVDITGIVLTKLDGTAKGGIVVAVQRELGVPVKLVGLGEGADDLAPFEPEAFVDALIGE